Proteins from one Gimesia maris genomic window:
- a CDS encoding shikimate kinase: MAAEAAPENPGVILIGMPGSGKSTVGKLLSEQTGLPFLDTDALIEAGESKRLAEIISEHTSEGFRKIEAAYVQSIQSSGSIISTGGSVCYSREAMQHLGSLGTIVWLDVSPEVLEQRVADAFDRGVLIEPGTTLADLYDSRFPLYELYAQLKIEASLLTPEEVVSRICEQLSL, encoded by the coding sequence ATGGCTGCTGAAGCTGCACCTGAGAATCCGGGAGTCATCCTGATTGGGATGCCCGGGTCGGGAAAGTCGACCGTGGGAAAACTACTGTCTGAACAGACAGGTCTTCCCTTCCTCGATACGGATGCATTAATTGAAGCCGGCGAGTCAAAAAGGCTGGCGGAAATTATCTCCGAACACACCTCGGAGGGATTCCGGAAAATCGAGGCAGCATATGTCCAATCGATCCAATCCTCAGGATCGATAATTTCTACCGGCGGAAGCGTCTGTTACAGCCGCGAAGCCATGCAACATCTTGGCAGTCTTGGTACCATAGTCTGGCTGGATGTGTCACCTGAAGTCCTGGAGCAACGGGTGGCCGACGCGTTCGACCGGGGCGTGTTGATTGAACCGGGTACGACGCTGGCCGACTTATACGACAGCCGATTCCCGCTGTATGAACTGTATGCACAATTAAAAATCGAGGCGTCGCTGCTGACGCCTGAGGAAGTTGTTTCCCGGATCTGTGAGCAGTTAAGTCTCTGA
- a CDS encoding RNA polymerase sigma factor: MNSIVEKQSPVKFAAQIRCCANDLHDQGVDRLGSLYDLTSERLVRYAVTVTRNMPDAEDAIQATMVRIAMKPKILATAQQPWAYLLRVTRNEALRILQKRKPFQIFAQCRQLWARDEEIVEENDQARVIRKALKRLPTNQSEVVVLKIWEDMTFAEIASVLDESPNTVASRYRYALQKLDNYLRPVTHEDINV; this comes from the coding sequence TTGAATTCCATCGTGGAAAAACAGTCACCAGTCAAATTTGCAGCACAAATCAGATGTTGTGCTAATGATCTGCACGATCAGGGAGTGGACCGGCTGGGTTCGCTCTACGATTTGACTTCAGAGCGACTGGTGCGTTATGCCGTGACGGTCACCCGCAATATGCCGGATGCGGAAGATGCGATTCAGGCTACCATGGTGCGGATCGCCATGAAACCGAAAATTCTGGCCACCGCACAACAGCCCTGGGCCTACCTGTTACGGGTGACCCGCAACGAAGCCTTACGGATTCTGCAGAAGCGGAAGCCGTTTCAGATATTTGCTCAGTGCCGACAGCTCTGGGCGCGAGATGAAGAAATTGTAGAAGAAAACGATCAGGCGCGCGTCATTCGCAAAGCATTGAAGCGTCTGCCGACGAATCAGTCAGAAGTGGTAGTCTTGAAGATCTGGGAAGACATGACTTTTGCGGAAATTGCCAGTGTGCTGGATGAATCGCCGAATACCGTGGCCAGTCGTTATCGTTATGCGCTCCAGAAATTAGATAATTATCTGCGTCCCGTGACGCATGAGGATATTAATGTTTGA
- a CDS encoding GspE/PulE family protein has product MSQHFQEHLPEKPENHPEYVTNLVDLILNQAQAINASDIHLLPSENKMRMDWRIDGVLHHVADFSPELAPRITSRLKVLSHLLTYRTDVPQEGRLRQSGEQAVETRISTFPTLYGEKVVVRLFVGSGHYKHLESLNLPGEILFELQRLLTQTGGVILMTGPAGSGKTTTIYACMREIIRQSQGSRSLASLEDPIEVVVPTVAQSQVNPAAGFDMVLGLRSLLRQDPEVIMVGEIRDRETAETVFQASLSGHLVVTTFHAGSATEAVSRLSDMGIEPYLLRSGLLAILSQRLLRRLCACAEISRAEEDRMGLDVEHWKVPVGCVECGQTGYQGRMVLTEMLQPGQTEVANAILNGADATVLHQLAIQSGMRTQWDRAQEAVNQGLTSPAEVRRVLGMTRNNG; this is encoded by the coding sequence TTGTCCCAACATTTCCAGGAACACTTGCCTGAGAAACCCGAGAATCATCCGGAGTATGTCACCAATCTGGTCGATCTGATTTTAAATCAGGCGCAGGCCATCAATGCCAGCGACATTCATCTGCTCCCATCCGAAAACAAAATGCGGATGGACTGGCGGATTGACGGTGTGCTGCATCACGTCGCAGATTTCTCTCCCGAACTGGCTCCACGGATTACCTCGCGGCTCAAAGTCCTGTCGCATCTGCTGACCTATCGCACGGATGTCCCCCAGGAGGGACGGCTGCGGCAATCGGGTGAGCAGGCGGTCGAAACACGCATCAGTACGTTTCCCACGCTCTACGGCGAGAAAGTGGTTGTCAGGCTGTTTGTGGGTTCGGGGCATTACAAACATCTGGAAAGCCTGAACCTGCCCGGCGAAATCCTGTTTGAACTGCAGCGCCTGTTGACTCAGACAGGAGGCGTTATCCTGATGACAGGGCCGGCCGGCAGCGGAAAAACAACCACGATCTATGCCTGTATGCGCGAAATCATTCGGCAGTCTCAAGGGTCTCGCAGTCTGGCTTCACTGGAAGATCCGATTGAAGTCGTCGTGCCTACGGTTGCCCAGTCGCAGGTGAATCCGGCTGCGGGCTTTGATATGGTCCTCGGTCTGCGGTCTCTGCTCAGACAGGATCCGGAAGTGATTATGGTCGGTGAAATCCGCGATCGTGAGACCGCGGAAACTGTCTTTCAGGCATCGCTTTCCGGGCACCTGGTCGTCACGACATTTCATGCCGGCAGTGCGACAGAAGCGGTGAGCCGCCTGTCGGACATGGGCATCGAACCTTATCTGCTGCGCAGCGGTCTCCTGGCGATACTCAGTCAGCGACTGCTCAGGCGACTCTGTGCGTGTGCGGAAATTTCCCGGGCCGAAGAAGATCGCATGGGGCTGGATGTCGAACACTGGAAAGTGCCCGTCGGTTGTGTGGAATGCGGGCAGACCGGTTACCAGGGGCGCATGGTTCTGACGGAGATGTTACAGCCCGGTCAGACCGAAGTGGCGAATGCCATTTTAAATGGCGCGGATGCCACGGTACTCCATCAACTGGCCATCCAGTCGGGCATGCGGACCCAGTGGGATCGCGCGCAAGAGGCAGTGAACCAGGGGCTCACCAGTCCGGCGGAAGTACGTCGGGTACTGGGCATGACGCGCAACAACGGTTAA
- a CDS encoding type II secretion system F family protein, producing MNSRDDSESNETSETRFELDELIALNEEIISLVQAGIPLELGLREMGNELPDRLGRITADLATRMERGSTLPEAMAAEGACFPRVYRVIVEAGIKSGKLTVALEEMSNYAWELFHLRRQIGMAMVYPLIVFSLAYGLFMIFLFEVLSRFNAAYDIFRLSESKPLQLLNSMQSTVVYWGMVPPLVLFLFAILWMRTGSSQLLNFKGTSRLIGWIPGVQKIANYYRYGNFSELMSLLIQQNIPFAESVVLAAEATGDDQLVKSASLMADRHLQAQPETVISTKEYGWPPLLTWLLTTKNHQGDLSLALKNAADMYRRKATSYTRWFRVLFPIFTGAIIGGGTVLCYSLVLFLPFSDMLKQLAQP from the coding sequence ATGAATTCAAGAGACGATTCTGAATCGAACGAGACCAGCGAAACCCGCTTTGAACTCGATGAACTGATCGCGCTGAATGAAGAAATTATTTCACTCGTGCAGGCCGGGATTCCCCTCGAACTGGGGCTCCGCGAAATGGGAAATGAACTCCCCGATCGTCTCGGCCGGATCACTGCTGACCTGGCAACCAGGATGGAGCGGGGCAGTACGCTGCCGGAAGCGATGGCCGCGGAAGGCGCCTGTTTTCCGCGCGTGTATCGCGTGATCGTCGAAGCAGGCATCAAGTCAGGCAAGCTGACGGTCGCTTTGGAAGAAATGTCGAATTATGCCTGGGAACTGTTTCACCTGCGCCGCCAGATCGGTATGGCGATGGTCTACCCGCTGATTGTGTTCAGCCTGGCATACGGGCTGTTTATGATTTTCCTGTTTGAAGTGCTGTCACGGTTCAATGCCGCTTACGATATTTTTCGTCTCAGCGAATCAAAGCCTCTGCAGTTGTTAAACTCCATGCAGTCCACGGTCGTCTACTGGGGCATGGTTCCGCCGCTGGTACTGTTTCTGTTTGCTATCTTATGGATGAGAACGGGCAGTTCACAGTTGCTGAATTTCAAAGGGACCAGTCGCCTGATCGGCTGGATTCCCGGTGTGCAGAAAATTGCCAACTATTATCGGTACGGCAATTTTTCCGAACTGATGTCACTGTTGATTCAACAGAACATACCCTTTGCTGAATCGGTCGTACTGGCGGCGGAAGCGACCGGTGATGATCAGCTGGTGAAATCGGCCAGTCTGATGGCGGACCGGCATCTGCAAGCACAGCCCGAGACCGTCATCTCCACGAAAGAATATGGCTGGCCTCCGCTGTTAACCTGGCTGCTCACGACGAAAAATCATCAGGGGGATCTCAGCCTGGCGCTGAAAAACGCAGCAGATATGTATCGGAGAAAAGCCACCAGTTATACACGCTGGTTTCGCGTTTTGTTTCCAATCTTTACCGGCGCGATCATCGGCGGAGGGACGGTGTTATGCTATTCTCTGGTATTATTTCTTCCGTTCTCGGACATGCTTAAACAATTGGCCCAGCCATGA